In a genomic window of [Empedobacter] haloabium:
- a CDS encoding tetratricopeptide repeat protein: MGRLVLVFLALLLSACAQKPLAQAPARLFDDSRFQPPRQVLDATAIHAPSPAMQAYAAAVRQNRHGNEARQALLDALYRRDDLKLEYDAAITRTAAEAFAARHGNCLSLVIMTAALAEAAGIPVVFQSVPTADAWTRTGSLYFNVGHVNLLLGRQSGNGLPLYDPEVWKLVDFMPPDAASLRRAERIDRATVTAMFMNNRAAEALARGEVDDAYWWTKRAIATAPGLLHAYNTLAIVYQRHGDHALAETALRHALAHDPDNTMMLSNLVQLLQAAGRPGDAAPVQVRLAALQAAQPAPFHDFDLGRQAMAAGDYARARRLFERELRRDPYHAEFHFWLAQAAAQLGDLRAADEHLARAMAGSTTSADRALYAAKLERLRARTRPH, from the coding sequence ATGGGGCGACTGGTGCTGGTGTTCCTTGCTCTCTTGCTGAGCGCTTGCGCGCAGAAGCCCTTGGCGCAGGCACCGGCGCGCCTGTTCGACGACAGCCGCTTCCAGCCGCCCCGCCAGGTGCTGGACGCCACCGCCATCCACGCCCCCTCCCCGGCCATGCAGGCCTACGCGGCCGCGGTGCGGCAAAACCGGCACGGCAACGAGGCACGGCAGGCTCTCCTCGACGCGCTGTACCGGCGCGACGACCTGAAGCTCGAATACGATGCCGCCATCACGCGCACGGCCGCCGAGGCCTTTGCGGCGCGCCACGGCAACTGCCTGTCGCTCGTCATCATGACGGCCGCGCTGGCCGAGGCAGCCGGCATTCCGGTCGTGTTCCAGAGCGTGCCCACGGCGGACGCCTGGACCCGCACCGGCAGCCTGTACTTCAACGTGGGCCACGTCAACCTGCTGCTCGGGCGCCAGAGCGGCAACGGCTTGCCGCTGTACGATCCCGAGGTCTGGAAGCTGGTCGACTTCATGCCGCCGGACGCGGCCAGCCTGCGCCGCGCCGAACGGATCGACCGCGCCACCGTCACGGCCATGTTCATGAACAACCGCGCGGCCGAGGCGCTCGCACGCGGCGAAGTCGACGACGCCTACTGGTGGACCAAACGCGCCATCGCCACCGCGCCGGGCCTGCTGCACGCCTATAACACGCTGGCCATCGTCTACCAGCGCCACGGCGACCACGCGCTGGCCGAGACGGCCCTGCGCCACGCCCTGGCGCACGATCCGGACAACACGATGATGCTGTCGAACCTGGTGCAGCTGCTGCAGGCGGCCGGCCGCCCCGGCGACGCCGCGCCGGTGCAGGTGCGCCTGGCCGCGCTGCAAGCGGCACAGCCAGCGCCATTCCACGATTTCGACCTGGGCCGCCAGGCCATGGCGGCGGGCGACTACGCGCGCGCACGGCGGCTGTTCGAACGCGAACTGCGACGCGATCCCTACCACGCCGAATTCCACTTCTGGCTGGCGCAGGCCGCGGCGCAGCTGGGCGACCTGCGCGCGGCCGACGAGCACCTGGCCCGCGCCATGGCCGGCAGCACCACGAGCGCGGACCGCGCGCTGTATGCGGCCAAGCTGGAACGCCTGCGCGCCCGCACCCGCCCACACTGA
- a CDS encoding DNA-3-methyladenine glycosylase — translation MSTLLAGIDFDAPSEEVARLLIGVTLLVDGIGGRIVETEAYDREDPASHAFSGPTARNASMFGPAAHAYVYRSYGIHWCLNFVCREAGHGAGVLIRAIEPVQGLDAMRARRGLMDARLLCSGPGRVCQALAVTREHNGLSLAAPPFELLPRAGDVDVVAGPRIGISKAMDVPWRFGLRGSPHLSKPFRT, via the coding sequence ATGTCTACTCTGCTGGCAGGAATTGATTTCGATGCACCATCCGAGGAAGTGGCCCGCCTGCTGATCGGCGTCACGTTGCTGGTCGACGGGATCGGCGGACGCATCGTCGAAACGGAAGCCTACGACCGGGAAGACCCGGCCTCGCACGCCTTCTCCGGTCCCACCGCGCGCAACGCGTCGATGTTCGGGCCGGCCGCGCATGCCTACGTGTACCGCTCGTACGGCATCCACTGGTGCCTGAACTTCGTCTGCCGCGAGGCGGGCCATGGGGCGGGGGTGCTGATCCGCGCCATCGAGCCGGTGCAGGGGCTGGACGCGATGCGCGCCCGGCGCGGCCTGATGGATGCCAGGCTGCTGTGCTCCGGCCCCGGCCGCGTATGCCAGGCGCTGGCCGTCACGCGCGAGCACAACGGCCTGTCGCTGGCGGCGCCGCCGTTCGAGCTGCTGCCGCGCGCGGGCGACGTGGACGTCGTCGCCGGCCCGCGCATCGGCATCTCGAAGGCGATGGACGTGCCGTGGCGCTTCGGCCTGCGCGGCTCGCCCCATCTGAGCAAGCCATTCCGAACGTAG
- a CDS encoding DUF2863 family protein, whose protein sequence is MPKNKRPVPRKSATPPEEKEEVLMAAVCGLALDLAEQEEADTQGAELAQKEAELQRLVRRYLAQQKDDILYGAIDQASHEDVGAYQLLRATVEEAAASVALRRAGAPDHEIDAFAIPVFVHSQGGLVEAEGFQDEAAYDALLASLRTGGLESERAKLVIVRHAYDAVEASRITYSQLHAMAREAASALTEKKVAEAPALQRSISGWSAATFGPDDEAVELRFLVGFSLKRADDPFYAVPDDEAGAEAWFDARMARYRQWTQEAAPLVARCLAPRERELRLNFLYQDLFFGARQQGMAEQAMLALMATLGQALAAHGGPATAAIAPADVDGEMMLRVQLKVGERVLASGDRPFDLGSDLQVEVDDVRDALATLGITDVTVLERHVG, encoded by the coding sequence ATGCCCAAGAATAAACGCCCCGTCCCCCGCAAGTCCGCCACGCCGCCCGAGGAAAAGGAAGAAGTGCTGATGGCCGCCGTGTGCGGCCTGGCTCTCGATCTGGCCGAGCAGGAGGAAGCGGACACGCAAGGCGCCGAGCTGGCACAAAAAGAGGCCGAACTGCAGCGCCTGGTGCGGCGCTACCTGGCGCAACAGAAGGACGACATCCTGTACGGCGCCATCGACCAGGCCAGCCACGAGGACGTGGGTGCCTACCAGCTGCTGCGCGCCACCGTCGAGGAAGCCGCCGCCAGCGTCGCGCTGCGCCGCGCGGGTGCCCCGGACCATGAAATCGACGCCTTTGCCATCCCCGTGTTCGTGCACAGCCAGGGCGGCCTGGTCGAAGCCGAGGGCTTCCAGGACGAGGCGGCCTACGACGCGCTGCTGGCCAGCCTGCGCACTGGCGGCCTGGAAAGCGAACGCGCGAAACTCGTCATCGTGCGGCATGCCTACGACGCCGTCGAGGCCAGCCGCATCACCTACAGCCAGCTGCACGCGATGGCGCGCGAGGCCGCCAGTGCCCTGACCGAGAAAAAAGTCGCGGAAGCGCCCGCCCTGCAGCGCAGTATCAGCGGCTGGTCCGCCGCCACCTTCGGGCCGGACGACGAAGCCGTCGAGCTGCGCTTCCTGGTCGGCTTCTCGCTCAAGCGCGCCGACGACCCGTTCTATGCCGTGCCGGACGACGAAGCCGGCGCCGAAGCCTGGTTCGACGCGCGCATGGCGCGCTACCGCCAGTGGACGCAGGAGGCGGCACCGCTGGTGGCGCGCTGCCTGGCGCCGCGCGAGCGCGAACTGCGCCTGAACTTCCTCTACCAGGACCTGTTCTTCGGCGCGCGCCAGCAGGGCATGGCCGAACAGGCGATGCTGGCGCTGATGGCCACACTGGGCCAGGCCCTGGCCGCGCACGGCGGGCCGGCCACTGCCGCCATCGCCCCGGCCGACGTCGATGGCGAAATGATGCTGCGCGTGCAGCTGAAGGTGGGCGAACGCGTGCTGGCCAGCGGCGACCGTCCGTTCGACCTGGGCAGCGACCTGCAGGTCGAGGTGGACGACGTGCGCGACGCATTGGCCACGCTGGGCATAACCGACGTCACGGTACTCGAACGCCACGTCGGCTGA
- a CDS encoding 4Fe-4S cluster-binding domain-containing protein: MSNPKFKPYTRQSIRQARQWQWLPPDQQEAVQVVSHVMPFRTNEYVMEQLIDWSRVPDDPIYRLTFPHRDMLPIEEYRTLRDLVMVKQDDAAIAAYVHQIRMRMNPHPAGQMTHNVPRVNDAPLRGLQHKYNETVLFFPSSGQTCHAYCTFCFRWPQFVGMEDMKFDAKETGELVSYLKNHKEVTDVLITGGDPMIMNTRSLADFIEPLLAPELEHIQNIRIGTKSVAYWPQRFVTDRDADDLLRLFEKVVAAGKNMAIMGHYNHAVELRQDIAQKAVKRIVGTGATLRMQGPLIRHINEDPHSWAELWRTGVRLGAIPYYMFVERDTGPREYFQLPLARAHEIFQQAYQMVSGLARTVRGPSMSAFPGKVVIDGVANIGGEKVFALQFLQARNPDWVRKPFYAKYDPEATWLDHLKPAFGQERFFFETEGQPHHVAPVERKVIPIGSAREGCAPHSNAA; this comes from the coding sequence ATGTCGAATCCGAAATTCAAGCCTTACACGCGCCAGAGCATCCGCCAGGCGCGCCAATGGCAGTGGTTACCGCCGGACCAGCAGGAGGCAGTGCAGGTGGTGTCGCACGTGATGCCGTTCCGCACCAACGAATACGTGATGGAGCAACTGATCGACTGGAGCCGTGTGCCGGACGATCCGATCTACCGGCTGACCTTCCCCCACCGTGACATGCTGCCGATCGAGGAGTACCGCACCCTGCGCGACCTGGTGATGGTGAAGCAGGACGACGCGGCGATCGCCGCCTACGTCCATCAGATCCGCATGCGCATGAATCCCCATCCGGCCGGCCAGATGACGCACAACGTGCCGCGCGTGAACGACGCGCCGCTGCGCGGCCTGCAGCACAAATACAACGAAACGGTGCTGTTCTTTCCCAGCTCGGGTCAGACCTGCCACGCCTACTGCACGTTCTGCTTCCGCTGGCCGCAGTTCGTCGGCATGGAGGACATGAAGTTCGACGCCAAGGAGACCGGCGAACTGGTGTCCTACCTGAAGAACCACAAGGAAGTGACGGACGTGCTGATCACGGGCGGCGACCCGATGATCATGAACACGCGCTCGCTGGCCGACTTCATCGAGCCGCTGCTGGCGCCGGAGCTGGAGCACATCCAGAATATCCGCATCGGCACCAAGTCCGTGGCGTATTGGCCACAGCGCTTCGTCACCGACCGCGACGCGGACGACCTGCTGCGCCTGTTCGAGAAGGTCGTCGCCGCCGGCAAGAACATGGCGATCATGGGCCACTACAACCATGCGGTGGAGCTGCGCCAGGACATCGCCCAGAAGGCCGTCAAGCGCATCGTCGGCACCGGCGCCACCTTGCGCATGCAGGGCCCGCTGATCCGCCACATCAACGAAGACCCGCACAGCTGGGCCGAGTTGTGGCGCACCGGCGTGCGCCTGGGCGCGATCCCGTACTACATGTTCGTCGAGCGCGATACCGGCCCGCGCGAGTACTTCCAGCTGCCGCTGGCACGCGCGCACGAGATCTTCCAGCAGGCCTACCAGATGGTGTCCGGCCTGGCGCGCACGGTGCGCGGTCCGTCGATGAGCGCCTTCCCCGGCAAGGTCGTCATCGACGGCGTGGCCAATATCGGCGGCGAAAAGGTGTTCGCGCTGCAGTTCCTGCAAGCCAGGAATCCCGACTGGGTGCGCAAGCCGTTCTACGCGAAGTACGATCCGGAAGCCACGTGGCTCGATCACCTGAAGCCCGCGTTCGGACAGGAGCGCTTCTTCTTCGAGACGGAAGGCCAGCCCCACCATGTCGCACCGGTGGAGCGCAAGGTGATCCCGATCGGCTCCGCGCGCGAGGGCTGCGCGCCCCACAGCAACGCCGCCTGA
- a CDS encoding cache domain-containing protein, which produces MKQMLIGSLACLAMASAFAATEPTEKDAIAMAERGAAFMKAHGKDELMKKLSAKDPDFVQGELYVDMRDLKTGIVLAHPINPSIVGKDLTDVPDPSGKKYRREIIELAAKSGKGWVDYMYKNPVSGKIEPKTTYILRVNDVVLEAGIYKK; this is translated from the coding sequence ATGAAACAGATGCTGATCGGCAGCCTGGCCTGCCTGGCGATGGCAAGCGCCTTCGCCGCCACCGAACCGACCGAGAAGGACGCCATCGCGATGGCCGAACGGGGCGCCGCCTTCATGAAGGCGCACGGCAAGGACGAGCTGATGAAAAAGCTGTCCGCCAAGGACCCGGACTTCGTGCAGGGCGAACTGTACGTCGACATGCGCGACCTGAAGACGGGCATCGTGCTGGCCCATCCGATCAACCCGTCCATCGTCGGCAAGGACCTGACGGACGTGCCGGACCCCAGCGGCAAGAAGTACCGCCGCGAAATCATCGAGCTGGCCGCCAAGAGCGGCAAGGGCTGGGTGGACTACATGTACAAGAACCCCGTGAGCGGCAAGATCGAACCGAAGACCACGTACATCCTGCGGGTCAATGACGTCGTGCTGGAAGCGGGCATCTACAAGAAATGA
- a CDS encoding MFS transporter — translation MGDSSAVWRGRQHVPGQLSGLAVLCLVFIPYALGHYLSCLLRTVNALLAPQLMGAAALTPAELGLLTSAYFLAFAVAQLPVGLALDRYGPRRVQFAMLLLAAFGTLAFAGGNTFGQMLAARTLMGLGLAGCFMAAVKAVSTWISPTRLPSVQGYLIAAGGLGAASATLPVRLFLQFADWRWLFVCLALACAAVGLLIFLLAPTPPAVASKRFDLRVLWDVYRHPVFRETAGLVLIPHTIFFGVQGLWIGRWLTEVGRFPEQSVAWLLYLGMAAVIFGAISVGMVTEWAARRGIDAITVAAAGIALFVAVQIGIVLGWRPGMAQLSVLFTLVGTITGIEYTIVAQAMPPALTGRASTCLNLLIFTGAFMVQAGFGQVLGLWQPDAANHYPAAAYQAAFGVLVLLQLPGLAWFAWRRRRALPRNTVESAF, via the coding sequence ATGGGCGATTCGAGCGCAGTGTGGCGCGGCCGCCAGCACGTGCCTGGCCAGCTGTCCGGCCTGGCCGTGCTGTGTCTCGTGTTCATCCCGTACGCATTGGGGCATTACCTGTCATGCCTGCTGCGTACCGTCAACGCGCTGCTGGCGCCGCAGCTGATGGGGGCGGCCGCGTTGACGCCGGCCGAACTGGGCCTGCTGACGAGCGCCTACTTCCTCGCGTTCGCGGTGGCGCAATTGCCGGTGGGGCTGGCGCTGGATCGCTACGGTCCGCGCCGCGTGCAGTTCGCCATGCTGCTGCTGGCCGCCTTCGGCACGCTGGCCTTCGCCGGCGGCAACACGTTCGGCCAGATGCTGGCCGCGCGCACGCTGATGGGGCTGGGCCTGGCGGGCTGCTTCATGGCGGCGGTGAAGGCCGTGTCGACCTGGATCTCGCCCACGCGGCTGCCTTCCGTGCAGGGCTACCTGATCGCGGCCGGGGGGCTGGGCGCCGCTTCGGCGACGCTGCCGGTGCGGCTGTTCCTGCAGTTCGCCGACTGGCGCTGGCTGTTCGTGTGCCTGGCATTGGCCTGCGCCGCCGTGGGCCTCCTGATATTCCTGCTGGCGCCGACGCCGCCCGCCGTGGCCAGCAAGCGTTTCGACCTGCGCGTGCTGTGGGACGTGTACCGTCATCCCGTCTTCCGCGAAACGGCGGGGCTGGTACTGATACCGCACACGATCTTCTTCGGTGTGCAAGGCCTGTGGATCGGCCGCTGGCTGACGGAGGTGGGCCGCTTTCCCGAGCAGAGCGTGGCGTGGCTGCTGTACCTGGGCATGGCGGCCGTGATCTTCGGCGCCATCTCGGTGGGCATGGTCACCGAGTGGGCCGCACGGCGCGGCATCGATGCGATCACGGTGGCAGCCGCCGGCATCGCGCTGTTCGTCGCGGTGCAGATCGGGATCGTGCTGGGCTGGCGTCCCGGCATGGCGCAGCTGTCGGTGCTGTTTACGCTGGTGGGCACGATCACCGGCATCGAATACACGATCGTCGCGCAGGCGATGCCGCCGGCGTTGACGGGGCGGGCATCGACCTGCCTGAACCTGCTGATCTTCACCGGCGCGTTCATGGTGCAGGCGGGCTTCGGCCAGGTACTGGGGTTGTGGCAGCCGGATGCCGCCAACCACTATCCCGCCGCCGCCTACCAGGCCGCGTTCGGGGTGCTCGTGCTGCTGCAGCTGCCAGGTCTTGCCTGGTTCGCGTGGCGCCGCCGCAGGGCCCTGCCGCGGAACACTGTAGAATCTGCGTTTTGA
- a CDS encoding HDOD domain-containing protein: MTTAAAHAPAQESSVEDALLRSIRIPPRPSLLVDLQRELAEEDPSPRRIARIIGNDVGMSGALLKLANSPFFGAARKAKSVEQAINFLGINQCAALLTGLLARQAIDGNGGALNQFWDTSARRAQALVFISRRLRIAPPDISHTFGLFCDIGVPLLLERFADYADTLAMASSEGERAFTAVEDDRHATNHAAIGCLLARNWGLSPDVSWAILHHHDYAVLADESTDDAIRSLVAASVLAERGIARYHGNGASLEWDKGGEPACRHLGLEVDEAEDLLDELHETFHIEH, encoded by the coding sequence ATGACAACAGCCGCCGCCCACGCCCCAGCCCAGGAATCCTCCGTCGAGGATGCCCTGCTGCGCTCCATCCGCATCCCGCCCCGTCCCAGCCTGCTGGTCGACCTGCAGCGCGAACTGGCGGAGGAAGACCCGTCGCCGCGCCGCATCGCCCGCATCATCGGCAACGACGTCGGCATGTCCGGTGCGCTGCTGAAACTGGCCAACTCGCCGTTCTTCGGCGCCGCGCGCAAGGCCAAGTCGGTCGAACAGGCCATCAACTTCCTCGGCATCAACCAGTGTGCGGCCCTGCTCACCGGGCTGCTGGCGCGCCAGGCCATCGACGGCAACGGCGGCGCCCTGAACCAGTTCTGGGACACCTCGGCGCGGCGCGCCCAGGCGCTCGTCTTCATCTCGCGCCGGCTGCGCATCGCGCCGCCCGACATCTCGCACACCTTCGGCCTGTTCTGCGACATCGGCGTGCCGCTGCTGCTGGAGCGCTTCGCCGACTACGCCGATACGCTGGCGATGGCCTCGAGCGAGGGTGAGCGCGCGTTCACCGCCGTCGAGGACGACCGCCACGCCACCAACCACGCCGCGATCGGCTGCCTGCTGGCGCGCAACTGGGGCCTGTCGCCGGACGTCTCGTGGGCGATCCTGCACCACCACGACTACGCGGTGCTGGCCGACGAATCGACCGACGACGCGATCCGCTCGCTCGTCGCCGCCTCGGTGCTGGCCGAACGCGGCATCGCCCGCTACCACGGCAATGGCGCCTCCCTGGAATGGGACAAGGGCGGCGAGCCCGCCTGCCGCCACCTGGGCCTGGAAGTGGACGAAGCCGAAGACCTGCTCGACGAATTGCACGAGACCTTCCACATCGAGCACTGA
- a CDS encoding methyl-accepting chemotaxis protein, translating into MLNKLRIGPKLLLAPGVVLILLVAITACAWYGMVRQNASMENLVQVRAARLKAVADVAGDARFAHANIYQLLAWVNGSFAKNRLDALTAQIHDRHQAIEQQLRKLAQVSAADERKLAELSVAALAAYRKGVLETIEMAQMDQAIATNSMQKAEAQFVKLDEALGRQSALEKSLSETAYAGAAAEFQQLRVTMTVLCVLSVALSLLVSMRVRAVLLRDIRAIADVVRSLAAGRLTSGRVNDGKDEIAQTARVLDQSIANLGQTLRTIRGAVQSIDTASHEIASGNLDLSNRTERQAGSLEETASAMESLTTAVRQNADNAREACRLAATATTLAQKGGDAVAQAVTTMESIRASSRKIVEIIGVIDSISFQTNILALNAAVEAARAGEQGRGFAVVASEVRTLAQRSAAAAKEIKELIAASVATIDNGAASVSLAGSSMGDIVGSVQQVNHIIERISAASAEQAQGISEVNAAVGQIDDVTQQNAALVEQAAAAAESLQEQAVNLSRAVAVFEFDAAQTVAQEAEQDHDVALERRAPGSPLRSLRQLPLAEVEDDLPATQGWGQARRV; encoded by the coding sequence ATGCTGAACAAATTACGAATCGGACCCAAACTGTTGCTGGCGCCAGGCGTCGTGCTGATCCTGCTGGTGGCCATCACGGCCTGCGCGTGGTACGGCATGGTGCGCCAGAACGCCTCGATGGAAAACCTCGTGCAGGTGCGCGCCGCGCGCCTGAAAGCCGTGGCCGACGTGGCGGGCGACGCCCGCTTCGCCCACGCCAACATCTACCAGCTGCTGGCCTGGGTCAACGGCAGCTTCGCGAAGAACCGGCTGGATGCGCTGACGGCGCAGATCCACGACCGCCACCAGGCCATCGAGCAGCAGCTGCGCAAGCTGGCCCAGGTATCCGCAGCGGACGAGCGCAAGCTGGCCGAGCTCTCGGTGGCGGCGCTGGCGGCCTACCGCAAGGGCGTGCTGGAAACGATCGAGATGGCACAGATGGACCAGGCCATCGCCACCAACTCGATGCAGAAGGCGGAAGCGCAGTTCGTCAAGCTGGACGAGGCGCTGGGCCGCCAGTCGGCGCTGGAGAAATCGCTCAGCGAAACGGCCTACGCCGGCGCGGCCGCCGAATTCCAGCAGCTGCGCGTGACGATGACGGTGCTGTGCGTGCTGTCGGTCGCGCTCTCGCTGCTGGTCTCGATGCGGGTGCGTGCCGTGCTGCTGCGCGATATCCGCGCCATCGCCGACGTGGTGCGCAGCCTGGCGGCCGGCCGCCTCACCAGCGGCAGGGTCAATGACGGCAAGGACGAAATCGCGCAGACCGCCCGGGTGCTGGACCAGAGCATCGCCAACCTGGGGCAGACCCTGCGCACGATCCGCGGCGCCGTGCAGTCGATCGACACGGCGTCGCACGAAATCGCCAGCGGCAACCTGGACCTGTCGAACCGCACGGAACGCCAGGCCGGCTCGCTGGAAGAAACCGCCAGCGCGATGGAAAGCCTGACCACGGCCGTGCGCCAGAATGCCGACAACGCCCGCGAAGCCTGCCGGCTGGCGGCAACGGCGACGACCCTGGCGCAAAAAGGCGGCGATGCCGTCGCCCAGGCGGTAACGACGATGGAATCGATTCGCGCCAGCTCACGCAAGATCGTCGAAATCATCGGTGTGATCGACAGCATTTCGTTCCAGACCAATATCCTGGCGCTGAACGCGGCCGTGGAAGCGGCGCGGGCCGGCGAGCAGGGGCGCGGCTTCGCCGTCGTCGCATCCGAGGTGCGCACGCTGGCGCAGCGCTCGGCCGCCGCCGCCAAGGAGATCAAGGAGCTGATCGCCGCATCGGTCGCCACGATCGACAACGGCGCCGCTTCCGTCAGCTTGGCCGGCAGCAGCATGGGCGACATCGTCGGCTCGGTACAGCAGGTCAATCACATCATCGAGCGCATCAGCGCCGCCAGCGCCGAACAGGCCCAGGGCATCTCGGAAGTGAATGCCGCGGTCGGCCAGATCGACGACGTGACGCAGCAGAACGCCGCGCTGGTCGAACAGGCCGCCGCGGCGGCCGAGAGCCTGCAGGAACAGGCGGTCAACCTGTCGCGGGCGGTGGCGGTGTTCGAGTTCGATGCGGCACAGACGGTCGCGCAGGAGGCGGAGCAGGACCACGACGTCGCACTCGAGCGCCGGGCGCCGGGTAGTCCGTTGCGCAGCTTGCGCCAGCTGCCACTGGCCGAGGTGGAGGACGACCTGCCAGCGACGCAGGGCTGGGGCCAGGCCCGGCGGGTCTGA
- a CDS encoding CocE/NonD family hydrolase gives MPRHLSLLALSLALAFGTTHAAGNAAHAAAAARGADAEADEAKDTKRSLREHYTKYEYRIPMRDGTRLFTVVYVPKDTSKSYPFLMQRTPYSAGVEGDDEQLHYGVDFVPDTIGPSREFEDSGYIFVEQDVRGRYMSEGKWQEMTPHAKAQRAAGEGNESQDMHDTVEWLLKNVPNNNGKVGIHGISYPGFYTSASIIDSHPAIKAASPQAPVTDLYMGDDSYHGGAFMLAGNFGFYASFTEEQNPTPLPKTWTPFDYGVADGYDYFLQRLTLSNILSSLSDKQRVLLQPTIEHTSYDEFWKSRNIAPHLKNVKAAVLTVGGWFDAEDAQGPFTTYAAVKRQNPGTFSGLVMGPWVHGGWARGDGKSLGHVQFDSKTSEYFRKQIQFPFFEQHLKGVKPARPIAEVTAFETGSNVWRQYTAWPPQQAKPRVLYFGANGGLGWQKPVTQPATDTGYDEYVSDPKKPVPYIGYPATGVPKEFMVSDQRFASTRPDVLVYQTEPLEEDVTIAGPVRPKLFVSTTGTDADWVVKLIDVYPNEYPAGEKRPRGKDVPPPVLKLAGYQQLVRGNPLRGKFRNSFEKAEPFVPGKVEAVNYHLGDVNHTFRRGHRIMVQVQSTWFPLVDLNPQTFTDIPKAKPEDFRKATQRVYHAPDTPSGLEVLVLPAR, from the coding sequence ATGCCCCGTCACCTCTCCCTCCTGGCGCTGTCGCTGGCCCTGGCCTTCGGCACCACCCATGCCGCCGGCAACGCCGCGCATGCCGCCGCCGCCGCCCGCGGCGCCGATGCCGAAGCCGACGAAGCGAAAGACACCAAGCGCAGCCTGCGCGAGCACTACACCAAGTACGAATACCGCATTCCGATGCGCGACGGCACGCGCCTGTTCACCGTGGTCTACGTGCCCAAGGACACCAGCAAGAGCTATCCGTTCCTGATGCAGCGCACCCCGTACAGCGCCGGGGTCGAGGGCGACGACGAGCAGCTGCACTACGGCGTCGATTTCGTGCCGGACACGATCGGCCCGTCGCGCGAGTTCGAGGACAGCGGCTACATCTTCGTCGAGCAGGACGTGCGCGGACGCTATATGTCCGAGGGCAAATGGCAGGAGATGACGCCGCACGCCAAGGCGCAACGCGCCGCCGGCGAAGGCAACGAGAGCCAGGACATGCACGACACCGTCGAGTGGCTGCTGAAGAACGTGCCGAACAATAATGGCAAGGTCGGCATCCATGGCATCAGCTACCCCGGCTTCTACACGTCGGCCAGCATCATCGATTCGCATCCGGCCATCAAGGCCGCGTCACCGCAGGCCCCCGTGACGGACCTGTACATGGGCGACGACTCCTACCACGGCGGCGCCTTCATGTTGGCAGGGAACTTCGGCTTCTACGCATCCTTCACGGAAGAGCAGAACCCGACGCCGCTGCCGAAGACCTGGACACCGTTCGACTACGGCGTGGCGGATGGCTACGACTACTTCCTGCAGCGCCTGACGCTGTCGAACATCCTGTCGAGCCTCTCGGACAAGCAGCGCGTGCTGCTGCAGCCCACCATCGAGCACACCAGCTACGACGAGTTCTGGAAGAGCCGCAATATCGCGCCGCACCTGAAGAACGTCAAGGCGGCCGTGCTGACGGTCGGCGGCTGGTTCGACGCGGAAGACGCGCAGGGCCCGTTTACCACCTACGCGGCCGTCAAGCGCCAAAACCCCGGCACGTTCAGCGGCCTGGTGATGGGGCCGTGGGTGCATGGCGGCTGGGCGCGCGGCGACGGCAAGAGCCTGGGCCACGTGCAGTTCGACAGCAAGACCAGCGAATACTTCCGCAAGCAGATCCAGTTCCCGTTCTTCGAACAGCACCTGAAGGGTGTCAAGCCAGCCAGGCCGATCGCCGAGGTGACGGCGTTCGAGACCGGCAGCAACGTCTGGCGCCAGTACACGGCATGGCCGCCGCAGCAGGCCAAGCCGCGCGTGCTGTACTTCGGCGCCAACGGTGGCCTGGGCTGGCAGAAGCCGGTCACGCAGCCGGCCACGGACACGGGCTACGACGAATACGTCAGCGATCCGAAAAAGCCGGTGCCGTACATCGGCTACCCGGCCACCGGCGTGCCGAAGGAATTCATGGTGTCCGACCAGCGCTTCGCCTCGACCCGGCCGGACGTGCTGGTGTATCAGACCGAGCCCCTGGAAGAGGACGTGACGATCGCCGGACCGGTGCGGCCCAAGCTGTTCGTCTCGACCACGGGCACGGACGCCGACTGGGTGGTGAAACTGATCGACGTCTATCCGAACGAATACCCGGCCGGAGAAAAACGCCCGCGCGGCAAGGACGTGCCGCCGCCGGTGCTGAAGCTGGCCGGCTACCAGCAGCTGGTGCGCGGCAATCCGCTGCGCGGCAAGTTCCGCAACAGCTTCGAGAAGGCGGAGCCGTTCGTGCCGGGCAAGGTGGAAGCCGTCAACTACCACCTGGGTGACGTCAACCATACGTT